Below is a genomic region from Candidatus Neptunochlamydia vexilliferae.
CCTTGAAGCCCTTAATCAGGCGGGATACACCAAACCAACTGAGATTCAAGAAAAAGCGATCCCTGAAATCGTGAAAGGATCTGATGTCCGTGCATCGGCACAAACGGGAACGGGGAAGACTGCAGCCTTCTTGCTTCCCACCCTCAATCGCTTGAGCATTCCCTCTCAAAAGGAGGGAAAAGGGCCTCGCATTCTGATCCTCGTTCCAACACGGGAACTTGCGATGCAAATTACAACGCAAGCGCAGAAGTATAGTAAATATTTAGAGCGCGTCAAAACGGTCTGTGTTGTGGGGGGCGTTCCCTACCCGGCCCAAGTTCGTAAGCTTTCTCGCCCTTATGACATTCTCGTGGCAACCCCGGGGCGGCTTATCGACTTTATCAATCAAGGAAAAATCGATTTTTCTCGTCTTGAGACGCTTGTCCTTGATGAGGCGGATCGGATGCTTGATATGGGATTTATCGGACCCATTAAAGAAATTGCTGCAAAGACACCTGCATCGCGGCAAACCCTCTTTTTCTCTGCGACGATGCAGGGGAGTGTTGTCAAATTATCGAAGGCCCTTTTGAAAAATCCTGTCGAGATCATCACCCATAAAGAGCATGCCAAACATGATCATATCGAGCAGCGGCTCCATTATGTCGATGATCTCCATCACAAAAACCGCCTTCTCGACCACATTTTAAATCAACACGATGTTGACTTTGCCATTGTCTTTACTTCGACCAAAAGGCATGCCAACCAGTTGGTGATGGACCTCAAGGATAAAGAGCACCAGGTAGCAGCTCTCCATGGAGATATGAACCAGAGGCAGCGGACACGGACGCTCAAGCAGCTCCGCAACGGAAAGGTTCGGGTCTTGGTTGCCACCGACGTGGCTTCTCGAGGAATCGATGTCCAGTCAATCACCCATGTGATCAACTTTGACCTTCCCGAGAATGCTGAAGACTATGTCCACCGTATCGGGAGAACCGGCCGCGCTGGAGCTAAAGGGACAGCCCTTTCTTTTGCGGCGGGACGGGATGCTTTTATGGTGAACAAGATCCAAGCATTTACAGGTCAAGACATTGAAGTCAAAGAGATTAAGGGGTTCGAGCCTCAGAAAACCCCCAAAAAGACTTCTAAGCGGCCCAGAGACCCTAAGCGGAGTTTTAAGCCTAAGATGCAGGGACGCCCGAAAAGGAGGCGAAGATCTAGGTAGCAGGAAATTTCTTTACTCCATTCTACTTGCTTATGTAAAATAGGTGAATCACTGAAATGTTTAACATGATTGAGACGCTTTCTAACTTTTTCTATGTGGATCGTTTAGCCCTTCTCCTGATGGGGCTTATCGGTTTTCTAGGTCTTTGTATCGCCTACTTTGCCTCTAAATACCTAAAAGGAGATACCCTTTATAACCGGTTTTTCGTCCTTTTGGCCTGCCTCATCACTTCTCTTACGACCCTTGTGATCGCAGATCACCTGGCTCTTTTTGCAGCAGCTTGGGGGCTTTCCAATTTTCTGTTGGTGAAAATGATGATTCACAAGGGGAGTTGGGCGGCTGCCCGCGCCTCTGGAAGGCTCGCCTGGAAAAACTTTTTAATGGGCTGTGGAGCGATGGTTGCCGCATTTATTTGGATTTACACCTTAACAGGGGAAACCTCCATTCAGCAAGTGATCAAAACCTCTTTGCCCCTGGCTTCTCGAACCGGCATTCTGACCCTTTTAGCCATGACTGCTTTATCTCAATCGGCTATTTGGCCCTTCCATAAGTGGCTGATAAGCTCCTTAAACTCTCCCACTCCTGTCTCTGCAATGATGCATGCAGGTCTTGTCAATGGAGGCGGGTTTCTTTTGGCCCGTTTTGCCCCGCTTTATTTGGGGGACTCAATGGTCCTTACAGCGATATTCGCATTAGGAATGCTCACCGCTATTGGGGGAACCCTTTGGAAGCTCGTACAAAGCGATGTGAAGCGTCAACTGGCTTGCTCAACGATTGGGCAGATGGGTTTTATGATGGTCCAGTGTGGCCTCGGCCTCTTCCCCGCAGCCATTGTCCACCTTTGTTACCATGGAGTGTTCAAAGCCTACCTCTTTTTAGCCTCAGGAGGTGCTGCTCAAGAAAAACGGTTTGATTTGAAACGGGTGTTTCATCTCCCTTCCATCCTAATCGCTCTTGGGTGTGGCTGTTTAGGAGCTGCGACCTTTTCATGGGTCAATCATTTCGAATGGATTCCAAAAGATACCACACTCTTTCTTGTCGTGATTGGGTTTATTGTGAGCTGTCAGGGGGCTCTTGCGCTTTTAGGGAATCAACCTTTTAAAAAGCTCCCCTTAGCTCTTTGTGCATCCCCTGCTTTGGGACTCATTTATGGGGTAAGCGTCTATGGAGTCAAACTCTTTCTAAACGGGGAACTTTTTACCGCTCCTACCCCTTTGCATGCTCTCCATCTGATCGCTTTAATGCTACTCCTTTCCAGCTGGCTGATCCACCTGTTTAAACTCCCACTCAAGCGATGGGTAAAACAAGAGTGGTTGCTTAAGGGGTATGTCTCTCTACTCAATCAATCACAACCCGATCAAGCTACCATCACCTCATTTAAGAAAGGGTATACCTACAAGGCAGGGAAATCGTGACAGCGATAGCTAAAGAAAAGAGTCAGAAAATGAAGCCGAAGCCCCCCTTTTCCATTGAAAAGGGAGTCAAAGAGAGTTGGAAAACCATTGCCCCTTTATGGCCTCTGAGTAGTATCATCGCTGTCAATCCTCTTCAAGGATTTGAGGAGATGACGATTGAACAGGCTTTGGTTGAGGGGAGAATTTTCTTTCAGCAGACGGAGCTCCCTTCTCGAATAGAGGGGGTCAATCGAGAGACGATTAAGTGGCTGCAACCCTTCTTTGATGAGGGGCAGGCAACATTTCCAATGCCGCTTAGAGAAAAAGGGCTTTATACCGCTTGGAAAACCCTTGCCCGCTACGACAAAAAGCTGCATGGGGGACATTCAGAGAATAAGCAATGGATAGGGGACTTGCCCGACCATCCTTTAGATGCCATTACTGCAGGGTTATCTCGGCTAGGAATTTCAGAAAAAGAAACCACACTTTTCCTCACCCTCCTTCTCACAACCCTTTCTGGTTGGGCTGCTTATGTAAAATACCTAACCGATTGGAAGCAAGGGAAACCCTCCTATCCCATTTCTCAGCTCGATTATCTCGCTGTGAGGGTGATCATCACCGCTCTTAAGTGGCCTGAGGCCTCAAGGCTTCTCGATTGGCACCGTTCGGTCAGAGCGCGAGAAGAAAAGCATGCCTCCTTGCTCCTTCCTACAAAAGAAGAAGAAAGGTATCACCAGGGGATCTTGGATCAGCTGGAGCGCCAATTCACCAGCCAAGAAAGAAAAGGGGCTAACGCGTACGTTAAGACGACGGCACAACTGGTTTTTTGTATCGATGTCCGCTCGGAACCTTTCCGAAGAGCTTTAGAGCAGGTCGGTCCGTATGAAACGCTTGGGTTTGCCGGCTTTTTTGGTGTCCCTGTTGCAATCGAGGATAAGCTGACTGGCGAATCGTATCCCTCCTGTCCTGTGCTGCTCGCTCCTAAGCATGTCGTAGAAGTGGAAGCAAAGGATCCCCAAAAAAGAAAAACCTCCTATGAAAGAGGGGCTACCATTAAGAGGTTTTATCAGACCTTAAAATATACCTTT
It encodes:
- a CDS encoding DEAD/DEAH box helicase — encoded protein: MTTFEELDLHPKILEALNQAGYTKPTEIQEKAIPEIVKGSDVRASAQTGTGKTAAFLLPTLNRLSIPSQKEGKGPRILILVPTRELAMQITTQAQKYSKYLERVKTVCVVGGVPYPAQVRKLSRPYDILVATPGRLIDFINQGKIDFSRLETLVLDEADRMLDMGFIGPIKEIAAKTPASRQTLFFSATMQGSVVKLSKALLKNPVEIITHKEHAKHDHIEQRLHYVDDLHHKNRLLDHILNQHDVDFAIVFTSTKRHANQLVMDLKDKEHQVAALHGDMNQRQRTRTLKQLRNGKVRVLVATDVASRGIDVQSITHVINFDLPENAEDYVHRIGRTGRAGAKGTALSFAAGRDAFMVNKIQAFTGQDIEVKEIKGFEPQKTPKKTSKRPRDPKRSFKPKMQGRPKRRRRSR
- a CDS encoding proton-conducting transporter membrane subunit, whose translation is MFNMIETLSNFFYVDRLALLLMGLIGFLGLCIAYFASKYLKGDTLYNRFFVLLACLITSLTTLVIADHLALFAAAWGLSNFLLVKMMIHKGSWAAARASGRLAWKNFLMGCGAMVAAFIWIYTLTGETSIQQVIKTSLPLASRTGILTLLAMTALSQSAIWPFHKWLISSLNSPTPVSAMMHAGLVNGGGFLLARFAPLYLGDSMVLTAIFALGMLTAIGGTLWKLVQSDVKRQLACSTIGQMGFMMVQCGLGLFPAAIVHLCYHGVFKAYLFLASGGAAQEKRFDLKRVFHLPSILIALGCGCLGAATFSWVNHFEWIPKDTTLFLVVIGFIVSCQGALALLGNQPFKKLPLALCASPALGLIYGVSVYGVKLFLNGELFTAPTPLHALHLIALMLLLSSWLIHLFKLPLKRWVKQEWLLKGYVSLLNQSQPDQATITSFKKGYTYKAGKS